The following DNA comes from Pseudomonadota bacterium.
GGAGAGGTGTTTGGGGTAGTGGCGGGCGCGATGGCTGAGATCGACCGCATCCAGCGCGGCCAGGGCGCGCTCGCGCGCATCCGTGGTGCCGGCGAGCTCCGCCGGCAGCATCACGTTCTCCACCGCCGTCAGGGACGGCAGCAGGTGGAAGGACTGGAATACGAAGCCGACGCGCGCGTTGCGCAGCTGCGCCCGCGCATCCTCGGACAGGCTTGTGATCGCCTGGTCCCCCAGCCACACTTCGCCGGCAGTGGGCGTGTCCAGGCCCGCCAGCACGGCCAGCAGCGTCGACTTGCCGGCGCCGGACGGGCCGACCAAAGCCACCGACTCGGAAGGCGCGATCTGTAACGTGATGTCCGACAGAATCTCCAGCGTGCCCTCGGGGCCGGCGACCTGCTTGCCCACGCCCTGCGCGCGCAGTACGGATTGGCCCTCGTCCATCGTCGCCTTGCTCCTCAGTGCCGTGCTAGGCATCGCATCGTTGGTGGTCTCTCCCCGCGTATTCGCTGAAGCGGCGGACCGCGATGCGCCTGCCGT
Coding sequences within:
- a CDS encoding ABC transporter ATP-binding protein, with amino-acid sequence MDEGQSVLRAQGVGKQVAGPEGTLEILSDITLQIAPSESVALVGPSGAGKSTLLAVLAGLDTPTAGEVWLGDQAITSLSEDARAQLRNARVGFVFQSFHLLPSLTAVENVMLPAELAGTTDARERALAALDAVDLSHRARHYPKHLSGGERQRVAIARAFVTEPQLLFADEPTGNLDTRTGQRVADLLFRLQHDSGVTLVLVTHDDRLAQRCDRVLRLVEGRLAEADA